A stretch of the Papaver somniferum cultivar HN1 chromosome 6, ASM357369v1, whole genome shotgun sequence genome encodes the following:
- the LOC113285366 gene encoding protein EXORDIUM-like, with translation MGSRVILNLVLCFLVVLSCSCNSCYGSARKLTALYKPPPMVLKYHNGKLLEGNLPVSILWYGKFTSTQKSIVSDFFLSLNPTSRNHLQHSSKTTTNPYVSHWWETVQTYMKNAQKKQTHIILSKQTTDEKYSLGKSLTRSQISELSQRVNSKPGTITLVLTDKDVTVEGFCMSSCGFHGSNKMKNSAFIWVGNSVTQCAGQCAWPFHQPIYRPQDKPLVAPNGDVGVDGMIMNIASLLSGTVTNPFGNGYFQGTANAPLEVSSACPGVYGKGAYPGYAGNLLRDTDTGGSYNAHGVNGRKYLLPALFNPTTSECSTLV, from the coding sequence ATGGGCTCCAGAGTTATTCTTAATCTTGTATtatgttttcttgttgttttaagcTGTTCATGCAATTCATGTTATGGTAGTGCAAgaaaactcactgctctttacAAACCACCACCAATGGTACTCAAATACCATAATGGCAAACTTCTTGAAGGAAACCTCCCTGTATCAATTCTATGGTATGGTAAATTTACATCCACTCAAAAATCCATTGTTTCTgatttctttctctctttaaACCCAACATCAAGAAATCACCTCCAACATTCATCAAAGACAACAACAAATCCTTATGTTTCTCATTGGTGGGAAACTGTTCAAACCTACATGAAAAATGCACAAAAGAAACAAACCCACATCATATTATCCAAGCAAACCACAGATGAGAAGTACTCACTAGGAAAATCCCTCACAAGATCACAAATCTCCGAGTTGAGTCAGAGAGTTAACTCAAAACCAGGCACAATCACACTCGTTTTGACTGATAAAGATGTTACAGTTGAAGGATTCTGCATGAGTTCTTGTGGATTTCACGGTTCTAACAAAATGAAAAACTCAGCTTTCATTTGGGTTGGTAACTCGGTGACTCAGTGTGCTGGTCAATGTGCATGGCCGTTTCATCAACCGATTTATCGTCCACAAGATAAACCACTAGTTGCACCAAATGGCGACGTTGGTGTTGATGGCATGATTATGAATATTGCTAGTTTATTGTCAGGAACCGTAACAAATCCTTTTGGTAACGGTTATTTTCAAGGTACGGCTAACGCGCCACTCGAGGTTTCATCAGCGTGTCCTGGAGTTTATGGGAAAGGGGCGTATCCTGGGTACGCCGGGAATCTTTTGAGGGATACGGATACCGGCGGAAGCTATAATGCCCATGGTGTTAACGGTCGGAAGTATTTGTTACCTGCTCTGTTTAATCCTACAACTTCCGAGTGTTCTACTTTGGTGTGA